Part of the Phycisphaerae bacterium genome is shown below.
TCAGCAGAGCATGTTGCAGCTTGATCATCAGCCGATTCATCAGTTTCAGGTCGGCCGGGTCCAAGCACCGTTTCGGGTGCCCCTTCGGTTCCGGCGCGCCGGCCACGGCCACAAACGTCTCATACAGGCAGATGGCCACTGCGTGCGAGAGATTCAGCGTGCCGTAGGCAGGGCTGGCCGGGATGTTCACCACCGCGTCGCAGTTGACCAAATCCTCACGCGACAGCCCATTGTCCTCGGTCCCGAACAGGATGGCGACGTCGCCTTCGCCGACGTGCTCGGCCAGGACGCGGGCCATCGCCGGCGGAGTCAGATCGTCGGCTTGATGAACCGGCCCGCGCCGTCGGCTGGCCCCCACCGCATACACCACGCCATCCAGCGCCTCGCTCAGCGTCGGGACGATCCGGGCCGAGGTCAGCCGGTGCTCGCCGTGCGTGCTGCGCTGCAAAGCCTCTCTTGAAACCGCGCTGGCCTTCGGCTCGACCAGCACAAGCTGCCCGGCATCGAAGTTCTCCATCAGCCGGGCGACCGCCCCGATGTTGCCGGCCACCTGCGGGCGCACCAGGACCACGCGTACGCGCCGCATCAGATCGAGACGACCGTTGGCCGCTTGTTTGTCAGTCATGGCTTCCGTCACCGGCGGTGATTCTACTCGAACCGGCCAAGAAGTGTCCTCACCCCACAGTCGGCCCATCTGTCGCGATTCCGCGTCCGGCGATCCTGGTCGTGTGCCGATGCTTCTTGAACCTGTTGTCACCGACATCGGTCAGGAGACGAGAACGCCGGCACAACTGATGCCTCGGTTGCACAAGAATCTCCGCAGGTCTGCAGAAGAGTACGTTTGGAGCGGGCGTTTCGCGCTGAAATACGGCTGCCGCCGGATCTCACCGGCGGCGACGTTCAAGGGCGACGACAGAACACGGCCCATTCTCAATTCCACATTCACAATTCTTCATTCCCCGGCGTTGCAGTATGCAACGCTGGGGTTAAAACACCGCCCCTCTGGCTGCTGACAGCCGAATGCTGACCGCTGAATGCCGAGTGCCGACCGTACCTGCCCCAGCGGCCCGTCACCACCAAACCCTGAGGAGTCTTCACATTTCAACGATCGTTCGAGAAGACTCAACTACACCCTTGACGTTCTATAGCGGGTCTTTTCCGGGCCCTTTTCCTGGCGCGTCCACAGTCTGCCCTCCCGCAAAGCCGGCGGGGGTCCTTACGCACCAGGGAGTAATTCTTTAGCCAAGGCTTGACACGCGGAGGAGCGTACCGGTAATATGCATATGGTTCAATGCGCCAGTCCGGCTTGCGGGAATCCCACCGGCCGGGCCGTGAGAGGAGGCAAGAACAGGGCCAAGAGAGCCCGAACGGAACGTACGTAGCTGATTGAATATCAGCGTTACAGACTTGGGCGCTTATCTGAAAACCGCCAGCCAGGGTTCTTCCTGGAAAATGCCAAAACGCACAGGGCTGGGCGCACTCCCGCATGGGAGTGTCGTCCTGGTCCGTGCTTGGCGTGGGTCTGGCGACCCTTCAGATAGTGCGGGTCCTTGGCGGCACTTCCTTTTTCTTGTCGCCGTATCCCGCCACCCGCTGCGACTGATCTGCGAACCGATGACCTGATTCTCCGGCGCATTGCGACGGCATTTCGGGAGTGGTGAGTGTATTTGCCAGCGTCGTTCTGAAAGTGCAGAGATTTCGCCGGTTTGAATATGTAGTCT
Proteins encoded:
- a CDS encoding TrmH family RNA methyltransferase — encoded protein: MTDKQAANGRLDLMRRVRVVLVRPQVAGNIGAVARLMENFDAGQLVLVEPKASAVSREALQRSTHGEHRLTSARIVPTLSEALDGVVYAVGASRRRGPVHQADDLTPPAMARVLAEHVGEGDVAILFGTEDNGLSREDLVNCDAVVNIPASPAYGTLNLSHAVAICLYETFVAVAGAPEPKGHPKRCLDPADLKLMNRLMIKLQHALLTIGYLRPEKPDHLMFPIRNILSRARLTRAEAQILIGLAQQIDEFAVYGKKSAPAGPSKGSGFVEKG